From the Aspergillus puulaauensis MK2 DNA, chromosome 1, nearly complete sequence genome, the window ACCATCGGACACACCAAAGAGCTCTTTCTGGAATTtcatgaagaggaagacaaaCAAGAATCCTGGTATGTCAATACCCATTAACCTCATCTACTGACTTCCTTCACTGACTGAAGCCTCACACCCAGACCCTGAACCAACACCCCCACACCCGTTCCGCGATGCTCGTCTTGATAacgaacagcaacagcaacaccaaccacaaccacaacaaatAACGCAACAACCCGAGCCCAAGAAATCCAAGACTCGCCGAAGCCGGCAGTCCGGTGGGCGAAGCAGCAACTGGTTTGCCCGCGTATTCCAAATCAAACCTGCTACGCGCGTCGTACCTCTTAATACCACCAAGGTCAAAGGCCGCAAGGAGATTTACAAAATCCTCCGCGAGTGGAAGCAGTACGGCATCGAGGACATCCACCTAGATAAAGCCAACAGTATTATCTACGGCCGAGTTGGCGAATCAAACTGTACGTATCTACGgcccctcttctcccttctcatATCCCCGGAGAGTACAAGTCCAACTGTCAACCCTATTTCATgacataaaaaaaagaagctCACTAACAGCAACCCCAAACagtcctccacctccgcccCGTCGAATTCTCTGCAGACTTTTACACAGTCATCGAAGACGGCCGACAAGCAAACCTCGGCCTTGTCCGCTTCCGACAAGAGCGCGGCGCCGCTTCTTCATTCAACAAAGTCGTCGACACCCTCTCCATGGTCATGAAGCAGCGCGGCCTGGTAGTCGAGGACCCGGTCCGCGCAAAGAGAATGGTGCAGGTGCTTGATGCGTTTCCCAATGCGTGATTACATGCAATGACCAACTCATAAACCCACTTACTCACTCACTCATCCACTCGCTTACGCCCTCCTCATTCGTTCAATTGGCTTGAGCTATACCATCTCATATTACATAGcaatatttttttttcattgAAGCAGTTAACTAGCTTGGTTGGTGTTTTGATTGATATATTGGCCCATTTACTTTCCTCTCCCTTTCCTGGCTTGCGTTGGCTTGATTTGAATCCGGTGATACGACACGACGTCTGTTTTTCTTCTACCGACATGCATACTACATACAGCCAGTGACTTTCTTACCAACCCCACCAACCCCACCAGTCCCCGGGATCCGAAATAGCCGGCTCCATCCTGATTCCTGAGGGGCCCGCTGCTGACGGAATTGGCACAGCCACAGTAGTCCCCATACTACTGAGTGCGAGCTTGCTATCTGATTCTCACGCTCGTTTCATGCATTTCCTTGCCATTTCATTTGTGTTTCTGGGGGTGACAGTTAGGCTACATCTTCATGTATGTGCGAGCGTTACTTTATTAGTAGTTCATCTAATGTAATGACTCCCCACCAAGTTTCCCCTTCTTATGAGTAGGGAAAAAGAACGAGTATGTGATCTTATAATGTGGTTCTATATGTAAGGCACCGAAGGCTTATAATATTCAACAATGTACATGTAGGCTAGGGATATGCTAGATAATGCAATAATAGATAGTGATCATGATTTGCAATGATAACTAGTTAAAATATGATCAGACAGCCTCCCAGGGTAAGATAAAAGAGATATTGATATAGAAAACAGATTAGAACGGGCAGTGAAAAACAGAGAGAGCCTCCCTTTTTCGCAAAACGACGGCGCAGTTAACCACCCAAATAAACGGTTGAAATGCAACAATACAAAACCGTAGGCGAAAAGCCTAACGCAAAGACAGATAGCCACCCGAAATATACTGCAAGTGCAACAGAATGAACAAAGCGTATTGGATCGACAAATGCCACGCAAATTACAGAAATCCTTCCAGATCAAATCGACGGCTAAAAAGCAGAATTCCGCACCGGTCTTCGCTTCGTGATAACAGACGCAAAATACCGCCCTCTTGATGCAAGTCTGCGTCCCAGCCCTAGTGGTATCAACCCGGAGATCCGTAGCCCGAAGTGATGCCCATAGGTGACTGGTTGAAGACGACAGGAGAAAATTTCCATTAACAGGTTGCCCCGAAATAGTTTATAGTCGTAAATCTTGTCTTCCAACACCCACGCAATATCCACGTGGACGATTTCgtttggtttttttttttttttctttttcttttttttcttcttggtATTGGTATTTGATGTGAGACGAGAGATCGACTTAGCGTCCACAGACGGCAAGCTGCGAAACCAGGATAAGAGCCAGCGGCGCACCCAGGTGGCGATTTCGCATGTTGTCACGTATTTGCAAGAGTCGAACCCGGTTGGTGAATTAGTGTAGTTTCGTTCTCACGTCAAAGCCTATAATCGTAGATTGTGCCAGCACAATTCTTTGTGACACCCCAGCAGCTTCACATCAGCCTTAAGACGATACGAAACACAATATGTTTCCGTTCGATCCcgccaaaaagaaatagatCCACGGGGCGAAGCAACACTGTATTATGAAGCTTTGCTGTGATAGGTCCTTTTGGCCAATTGTTtcatgttttcttttttcttttcttttttacctTCGTTTCCCGATCTCCGGTTTCCGATCTCTCCCATAGCCAAAACTCCGATTGGAACGTCGAAATGGGCCTCCGGCAGAGGAGCGTAGAAGAAACGTGTGACCTGCACATGAGCGAGCCGCGCCGAGCCCCACCGTCTTGATACAACTTTTCTACCGCCACCCCCTCCGAGGACCGGGTTTAGCCAACAATATTCGGCTGCCTACTGTCCTAATCCGCGGCGGTCCAACGCATTGAGCATATCGCTATCGGTACTGGAGCGACCCGGATTTTCACCGGGGTTGAGCATATCTCGCACATTTAGTCCATTCCGAGGGGCAGATCCCGGAGTCGAAGTGGGTGGAGGTGTGATAGCGCTCTGAGGATGCATTGCAGGATAAGGCGATCcgtgaggagaagaagaatggcgGTTATCGTACGCATACGCAGCCTGAGGCGAAGGACGACGATCATGCGGAGGTGGGGGATAGTAGGGAGCGGCACGTGGCTGGTACGGAGCTCCGCTGACTGGCGTCACAGGAGCCAAGTTGGTGGGATCGGGATAATCAAAcccagagccggagccaCGGCGAGGTCTCTGTTTGAGAAATAGAGTTTAGCTTTTCACAGAAACCAGATGCAAGGTATGAGATGAGTCATTGGGGACCTACATGATCTGGCTGCACAGATGCAAGGGGTGGAGGTGCACCAGCATATGGAGGGTACATTCCCTGAGGTGGCGGGAGCGTCGTCTCTGAACCAGGCTGtggttgctgttgaggaggcaGGGGTTGGCCGTGCGCACCGTAGAGCACAACCGGCTCTCCCCCAGGGCGCCCTCCGTTCTGACCATTTCTCATGTGTGGGTAGGCTGCGTGAGCAGGGACGAAGGCCTGGGTCTGGGATGAAACTGGAGTAAACATGCATGGCTGGTTAAAGCGAATACAATTGCTGCAACGGCCATCTGGATTGCTATCAAAGCCCGAGCACCGGATCTACCGTTATCGAACCGTTAGCCACTACATAACCATACAATTGTTTTGAGTAGACCATACCTTCCGTCGCCGACAGTAGCGACATGCGATGGCAGTCCTCTGGCGCGGAGCAGCCTGATAAACGACCGCACCCGGTGCAGATGGGGGAGCCGGAGGTGGAGGCTGCTGGCCATATACTTCTGGACGGTAGGCACCTGGAGGGGGTAGTCGGTAAGGATCTGGCTGGGCGTGGAGTGGATGAATGGCAGCCATAttgggttgaggagggtATTGCGACTGAGGAGGATATTGCGCTGGCGGAGGGGGGTACTGGTGGTCCgcagagggaggaggagggtaggaagctggaggataCTGGAGGAAGGAAGTCATTAGATTAGTATTGGTCGGGCGCAGAGAGTCAGACTTGAGAGGATCGGAGGATTTGCAGGGGGAGGCGTGTGGCTATAGTTATATAGAGCGACAGCGACAAAGAAAGAGCCAAACATACAGGAGGATATTGAGAGGCCGGTGGGTAGTGAGGGCTCTCGTCGGGCTGACTGGCGTGCCACTGAGGCGGTGGATACTGTCCCTGTCGACTAGGGCCGCTGTAGTCGTGGGGATTGGACATTGGAGACGAGGGAGGCGAGAGGCTGCCTGAGAAACGGGAGAGACGGACTGGGGATTAAAAGGAAGGGAGATGCAGGATGATGTATGAGCGTCGGGACTCCCGTCGTTGGCGTCGTTGGGCTCAAAGCTCAGAGCACAGCGTAGGGGTAGTCTGTCAGAATCAAGGCGTAACGAAAGCGTTTGCTGCGTATGTAACGGTATGTACGTATGTAACGTTGTAAGGCGCCGTAAGCCGGACGGCCGAAGGTGGACGGAGACGGTGAATGGCCCGCTGAAGGAGCGAATGGAGGTGAGCAAGATGAATAATAACACAGGAGCTAACTAATAAGAGGCGAAGACGCGCAGTTCAGATTCAGAAAAGAGGCCAAATCACAGTGCTTGTCCGCCGGGTGATGTGCAGGGCTAGCATAGCCTCGTGGTCACCTGAAGCCCAACGGGGAAACAGACGCGAAGAGAAAATGCAGCAAGAAAAAATTGGAAAGGGCTGAAGAATGGATTAAACCCAAGCGGGAAGATGAGGCTAGAAGATGGAAGGGAAAAGAACAGGGACGGTGACAGGGGTGCGAAgaggcggtggaggagggccAGAAAGGCGGAGGTGGGTGATATAAAGGGAGAAAAAGGGAGAGTCCagaaaagcagaaaaaaaaaaaagaggaaaagagcCTCGGGCTTCTGCTGATGACATTGACTGTTTATGAGTACGAGAGTACCAGAGAAGTGTGATAGAGCAAGAGGAAGggaatattaaaatagagggagtaaaaaaaaaaaaaaaaaagaaataaaaataagaataaaaaaaaaataagaaaaaagaataaatcagaaaaataaaaattgaCTCGACTCACCAGTGGTGGAGAGGCAGTCAGCAAGCAAGAAGGAATAATAGCGTCCAGTACACCAACCAGTCTGGCAGTAGTGTGATGCAAAAGGTCAGTATACGTCCAAACACAGTTCGTTTGTCGAAACAACTTCCGAATTGTTGCAGCAGTGCAGACAAACCGTCGAAGACTCAAGGGGCCCGTGGTACGTGAGGGAGCGGAATCTCGTTTGCGTGGAAAAAGAGCGAAATAGTAAGAGACGAAGTGAAAGAATCCAATGGCAGAGACAGAGTATTTTGCTAACGGACTAACTAACTACAAGAAATTTCTTTTGGTCAACACGTCTACCAGCTGGAAATGACTCCATCTCAGAGTCTGGGTCGCCGCTCGCCGGTCCGTTCGGGAGGCAAGGAAGGCGGGAAGACTCGCAGATGGGGAAGGACGAGGAAATGGGATGCGTCCTGCAATTGATTGTCTGGGTCGATGGGTCTTTGGCCCAGCGCTGGATACGAATCATAATAATATGGGCGAGGGTGAGTGCCTCGACATGACGGCTCAAGACTTGAAGAGTCGAACCGTGCTCTCGCTAGTGAATGATTCACCGCAACGGGAGCAACCTTCAGAGGATCTCAAGGCAGTGGAGTGACGAGGGAATCAAAATTCAACCGATCAAACAAGCGGTCATGAAGGCCAGAGGCTGAAGCAGAAAACCTGAGGTGTCCCCCAGCGGGTGGGACCGCGGTACCCAACGCCAAACGACCCATAGACATGGATGAGGACTCCTAAGCCGACGCTAACGCAGCGATGGCTCCATAGAACCCAAGCAGATTCAGAGATCAGCTGAAGCCTGAAGCCTGAATGACGGTCTGTTCGAAAGGGACGCCGGGACGGGTAAAGGCGCCGTGACGGAACTCCCCACTGCTCCAAGCTATTTTAGTGCTCTTTGACCTCTGTTTCTTACACAATACCAACTGTGTATTAGTACCTTGTGTCCAGTCTCCGAGGTGCTGCCAGTGTGGTTCTTGATGCCCCGTCCAGACCTCCTGGGGAGTCTGCACAGGACTACTTGTCCTGCCCGGACTGCAGTGGACTCGGGAACCTCGTACATTGCTAGTTGGTGGTAATAATGGTGCTATACCCGCCCGTTCTCTTCACGCTGAGCGGGAGGCTCCACCCGGATGATAGCCGGATTTCCGCCCGCTGATtggtgcagcagcaggctctTCGAGTCTTCGCCGTTAGCCTCCGCGGCCTTTGCCTGCCCTGTCCTGCCTGCCTGCTTGCTTTCGCTCCAACTCCCGCTCACTGCTCCTGCGACAATCAACCGCAGCGTCATATGAGCTGGCCTCAACTGACTTTCTGACTCTGAGTTTGAGTCTGGCCTCAAGTCTTGATTCTTCACTGCAGAcaactaccaccaccaccgagtCGCGCCATGGTACCGTACCACTGCCCTTGGACATCTGGTTCGCGCTAGGAGACACCGTCTTCGCAAGCTCCCATCGAGTTCCTTTCCAGCGGGATTTACGAACCATGGTTGACTTTGCTAGTGTTCCAGATTTCGGCTCACCGCAATAACCGCGTGTTTTGTCCCCTTTTCGTCTGACGCTTTGCAGCCCGCTAATTCTGCCTACAAAAACCGAGCGGAGACGTGAGCTATCATCATGATTGTCGGCTAGTCTGCAGTTACGCGGTACCGCCGGGGTCCGGCCAAGTGGTCCTCGGTCGATATGTGTGCGAGGAGTCCGAGGAGACCTTGAATAGGGACTTCCGGCCCTGGATTTCCGGGCGTATGGCGTATGCAAGGTAATCTAGGGACAAACGCCTCGTCCCCGACCTCAGCCTGCGCATACCTACATCGACTCCTTGCGGaaagttaaaaaaaacttGCCTTCTCAGTTATCATGTCGCTCGAAGCCTCGAACTTGAGATCGCGATCTCCGCTCGCTGCATGTTTGCGATAGCAACTGCAAATGCAAGGACGCTTGCAAGGGAGAGTCGCTTGAACAGCATAACTTTCCCGGAACTTGGAATATCCTGTGCATATTCACATTCACCTTGCTCACCAAACCGGATGCATTGCATGGTTGCAGTTCATGCTGTGGCATTTTCTTACTCGGTGTCCTGTCAACGTGGAATGTGCAAAGCTTCACTGCAATTCGAGTCCAAGACGACCATGCGCTGGCTCTTCATCGGCTGTGGATTTCCTGTTTTCGATGCCTCCCTCCTTTGCGCATACACGGCTTTAACGCTATGCAAGAAAACCAATCATCATGGATGTATATGGAAATGCAGTTGCGCCCTCTTGTTACCTCGCGTCCTCCGATGGCTTGAAATTGAGAACATCCCCAAACGTGATAGTTCACTGCTCGACCATTGGCACGGACCGGCTGGACCCAGGAGAAAGGACCGCTCCGAACCAGAATCAATTCCGGTAATTTATTGGGACGCGGATACGGACTGAACCACGGTATAAACCACGCACTGGGCCGCCGCGCCAAGTATTAGAATTGCAATCTCAACAGACCCATGAGTGTGTCTCGGAGCACGCTCGGGCCCGATGACGGTATGGAGTATATGAAGTACGTAACGGCATTGCCCGCAGCGAGCATGCGATTCTTACGACGATGGCCAGTAAACTTGCGACTTGGTTGTAGGATCGAGGGCAATAGGGCTAGGGCTCCGTTAGTAATCCGTTCCATGGATTCAAATGATACGAAGAGGCGAGGACCGACAAGAATACCGGAACTGGAAGGTCCAAATCCGTCGAGCCTCCCGGTGGCAATTAAGATGATGCGTGTACTTCCCCTCTCTTGGCCTTAAGAGGCCGATTGTATCGTTGTTTCGtgcctcaacaaccccagtACCTGGTTTCACAGTAGATCAAAGAGGCTATGTCTGCCTCGGCACTCCGCTTTATAAGAGCGTCCTCGCACAAGGGCTGGTGAAAAGTTGGATTACAGGCTCCCATTGGCCTTCGAGATATACAAGAGCAGCCAATGGGGGATTCAGTTCAGATGAGGATGGACGGGAGGCTGTTCAATCAGAATGGAAGGGCGGCCATCTTTTGATTGTGGAGGGGCAGGAGGGGCGGAGGGGCAGAGGGGTCCGGTGTTAGTGGCGGGGGGCTCTCCCAGTGCTACAGTCCTGGGCCCGGGTGAGCGACTGAGCGTTGCAAACTCTCCAACCGACGGAGCTGCCGCGGGCTTCACAAAATAAGTTGCATTAGCGCGACTCGGCCGGTTCGAAATTTCTGTCGGCCTCTCACTCTTGACTCTAGTAGTCTCTCAGTTTCCAGCTGAAGGAGCAGCATCACGCAACCTGCCAATCAGGCTGCCGAATCGCACTGTGGTCAAGACGACAAACCCGGTTGCGGGGACGTCTGCTGACATGCATCcccatccatcatcatcgcgTGTTCCACTACCTTGCAATAATAGTACCAAGTTAATAACTATGATCTTGACTGCGCTTGCCCACGACCCTTGCTGCTGTCGTAATATTCCCACCTCGCTGCCTCCGCGAGGCCCGACTTGCTTTGGGGCAGGGACTCGGAATTGCAGCCCCTGTGAAGTCATCGATCCTGCCTCTTGGAAACTTTCAGGCATCCCACAAAAGTCACCCTCCATTAGCAGGCTTTCCCACAACCAAAGcacaataataatatcccTGCTAACGGGCGAGGTATCGTCCAGCATGGCCCCTGGTCCGAGATTTGGATCGTGTGACCTGGACAATTTCCCCAGAAAGACAAGTTTGGTTGAAAGCCTAAAGGAGTACGTGTCGGGCACGGTGCTAGTGCCCACTCTACTTTGTGGGGGGTCGCACATTGATGATGCGACCGACAAGGATGGTCTTTTTGCCCGCCAGGAAACAAGAGTTCAACGCGCTCCTGGAAATGCAGGTGCCTGTGCCAGCCTGTCAGGGCGTTGGGCAACCACACCGCGATTCGATCATCCCCCGCTAGTGAAATTAATTGTCGCCTTTCCCATGCCACAACGGCCCGCACCGTCTCCCGCCAATCTAATGCACGAAGTGTATCCGTCGTTATGACCTGCTGGGCAACACTGGTTTAATCCTATCCATGGCTGGGCAATCAACCACCAGACAAGAACGTTTGTCTATTCACTGCCTTTCATTGGTTTCACCTCCCTGCCTACCTTAGTTACTGGCCGAGCCATCCCTAGCAAACCATCTTCCGCCTGCTGGCCCCCCTTGCTCTAGCCCTCTCTCGACTTCCTTGCCGGAAGCAAGGTGCTTTAGCTCTAGATGTCCTTTTGCCGATGCTGTAGAAGCTGCAGAGGCGGTCTCGCCTGCTTGAGCCTGGGAAGACCAGCTTGCAGTATTACATGTGGGTAAACTTCGATGTGTGACGGCCTGGTACATATTGAAAAGACGCTGCCAATAAACCCGGTCAATTACAGATGGAAAGTTTCACAGAGGTTGACTCTCGCATTAGCCTCACTCCATCACATTAGTATTGTTTTCTAGCCGTTGTCAACGCTTCCAAGacacttcttcttcgcactTTATTCTGTGATCATCATGGCAGTGCGACTCGGACGCCTTTCCATACCGTACCAGACGGCGCTGAAACGTCCAGAAATACGGTATTACGCGCCCGGTAAGATACACACCCGGTGTCGCAACTCGCCCTTTTTTGATTAATTTTTCATTCTTTTGCCACGTTTTTCGATCCCAATCGGCTCGGTGCATTGCCGTCCGCGTCTTTCCGCTGCGGCCCAGAACCCACAGGCCACAATCACCTGCGTTGTTGGGCTTTGCGTTTTCCTCAGCTCAGCTCGTCCCGGTCCTTCGTCTCCAGAACTCCCCACTTGAACCCCACCTCTACAGCCAACGTCTTCACCGCCAGCCACCTGCGATGACGGCTGCTCCACGGACATCAGCAGCCTTACCGTTTGTATTTTTAAGGCCCTCTTTATACTCTAGTCGGATCTTCCTTTGCCCTGAGGCAACGTGTATAGCCTGCTAATTACACCTGGATGATACTAAGCAGCGGACTGTGAGCCAGGACCCCCCGGCTCGAAAGTCTGACTCTTAAGCGTGACATGACAATGTTTTGCCAGGGAGGCGGTATGACGAGAGTCAGACAATTTAGTTCTTTCACTACTGCCGAGCTAGTAGTACACTAGTCCACCTAGTGTGCGGCTGCCCCGGGGGCGCAGGGAAAAGGAAGCACGCTGCCTGTGATCATCGATCAACTCGCATATGTCTTCGGTCATGTGATCGCCTCGCAGCCTATGAGCGTCCTCAAATCCACAGACTATCTTGACTTTATCTCTTCCTGGATGACTGTTGGCCCGCCTGTGCGTCGGAAACTCTTGGTGGTGGGTGACAGGGCGGCAACTGTTTGGATCTGGTTGGTGGATGACAACGGCGACGACAGGGAACGGCCAGCACCAGAGGGTATGTCCAAACCTGTCTGTGCTCGTTGGGTACAAGTCACAAAGACGTGTGCGCATTTTGCAAATATGCAGGAATAGTGCCCTCGAAAGAAATAAGAGTGACGTGGCGAGATTATGGGAAACGACGTCCTGCATACAGCATGCTCAGCGCTCCAGAGCTCCAAACTCCTGAAATTTGAGAGCACCTTTCATTGGCTTTGTTTTCTTAGCTCGAGGCTCCCTCTTTTATTTCACAGTGTCAGGCCGTCTTATGCACCGTGATCGACTGCATCAAGTCTCGGGTCACACAGGAGGTCTCGCCTTGTCTGTCATAATTTTCATCGCGTGATACTTTGCCATCGCGTTAGGCTttgaaggaagaggctgcgACGCTGATGCATGCCTGACCTTATTCCTTCGTCGACACTGTCGCTCGGCTCCGTCATCGCGGCCACCCAGCGGCGATCACTATCCCACAACCTTGTCGGGGAAATAAAATGGAGGGGAAAACAACAATATTACGGTGTACAATAATGATGACGCTCGGTAGCCGGCGTTCATTTCCAAGTTCTGGGCATCCACAAGCGATAGACGATCTTGCTACGGTACCGAGAATTCTCCAGATCGTCTGTCTATCATTGCTGTGCCACCAAGATCCAGGTGTGGCACTGTCGACTAAAAAAACTTGCAACTAGCGAGTCGCGAGAAATGGTCGGCCCATCGCCGAAGCTGACAGCCACTTACATCTTGTGCCCTGACGATTTTTTCACCAGGCCCCAAATTTCCCAGCAATGGTCGCGCTGCGTTCGATTTTCTCCCACAGTACCTTTGTTCTTCGTCAGAAATACATTCGGGGTTGAATTCCTTTAAAAGTTTGGACGCTGACTTCAGAGTTCATGCCTCGCACCCCACTCTCCCCAGTCCGATCTCCCCGTGTCAGTGCGCATGCCATGCTAATCGCATACGTGTTCACGAGGGGGAATAAAATAAAGCGCCAACTGACCGACCCTCAATTCAGCTACCCACTGTCAACGCCTTATCCACTTGCCCACCGTGGCAACTGGGAAACCTTAACTTGAGGCGTTCGAGTATGGACTATGGAGTCCTAGGTATTTGGCTACTACCCGATAAAGATATCGCATCCGTCGTCTTCGGACAATCCAGATAGATCCATCGATGATCGATCCCCTTTCTCCACTAAGGAAAGACAGACGAgcaagatgacgatgatttATTTATTCATTTATTTATTCCTGGTCTAACTTATAACTATACTTAACTACGAGTCACGACGAGTTAATTACAAACCACAATTACCGGAAATTGTATACACTAACCAGGCTTCGGCGTCTCCAACCTTTATCGCTGAGATCAGTTGATTCCATCGGTGATGATCTTGAATAATCTAGAAATCTGGAAAATCTGGAAACGGACATTGCGATTGTCGCGGCTATTGGCAGTTCGCTCGCCCAACTCTCGTTTTTAATCTTTCCCCTGGGGCTCTGAGGCTCCGAGAGCCTCGTATACTACAGGACTACGTCGATCCCCCTAGTTGGTTGGTGAGGGTCATGGTGGCTGCCCTGTTTTGTCAATACTTATACCTTTTTGGCTTTTTACAGGCCAGGAGTGCATGATTTGATAAAAGTAAATATGACTGAAGTTTGATTTATGTCTTATGGAACCTTTCTTTCTAGGGGCTTCGTTAACTTGGTTCTGTCTGCGGGAGGCCCTGAAACCTTCATCACAGACTCGTCCACGGTAAGTACTCTAACTTAGTTTAGGTAATGGGCATGATATGGTGCCAAAAGAGAAGATGTTGGAGGCGACTTCATGAAAGCAAAGGCCCATCTTATAGAAAGCGGATTGAGGCTTGAAGCTTGAGTGTCGGTTTAGCCAGGGCATGAGGATTCGAATGAAAAATACACCCCATGATCACCACCGCCTTGCTGAGAGTGCTCAATACAAATTTAGCCCGGTGTACGTTCGATAAGAAGGGAGCCGCACCTACTGTAAATTACCCGTCAGCTAAGACAGGCAAGGTAAATTGGTACGTAGTGCTTTTAGCTATTTGCGTACTAAAGTGTTATCCGCTATTAGTTATACGTCCTGGACTGGACGAAATCGTCTACGAGCCCATCATACTTACTGCATGTCACCTTTGATTCCTggcttggagttggagggtCAATGTTCGAGGTTTCCCTATAGCGAGACGTCCATGGATGTATTCCGAACCTGTCCAAGTTTAGACCTGCTAGGACTGGAACTTGGGAAACCTTTTCTTAAAAGGGATCGATAGTTATTAGGGGAAGTATCCACTTACATTCTGGGATCTTCGGCTGATTTAGAGGTTGGAAACTCGATGATTTCCATATGTAAGCCCTAATGCATACTCCTTGATTCGTTTTTGTACTAGTATCTATATCTACATGTCGACGTGAACAAACTTCGCATATATTTTGGGCAGATAGGGGTATCTGCTACCCGGAAATTGTGATAAATGGCAGTACGCATTTCAACAAACGAGTCGAGTATGCTATCGAGACAGCAGGACTTATCTCACCTTGGGCGTATTTCATGCGTTGGAAAGGCTGCCAACCTTCCCGTATACAGGGCGCTCTTCCAAGTCGGTTGGATGAAATGGCCATTGAGCATAAGTATAATCGGAGGCCAGGAGGCTTCAAGAGCAGTCCTAGCTCAAACAAAATGGATAATACTGGGGTAACCTTGAGGGCACTAAATGGTTGTTCGAACCGGAGGGCCTTTGCTCCTATTAATAATGACGATGGCCCTGCCCTAGAGCCAACCATGAAGCATCTGTGGAATG encodes:
- a CDS encoding Zn(II)2Cys6 transcription factor domain-containing protein (COG:S;~EggNog:ENOG410PV5U;~InterPro:IPR036864,IPR001138;~PFAM:PF00172;~go_function: GO:0000981 - DNA-binding transcription factor activity, RNA polymerase II-specific [Evidence IEA];~go_function: GO:0008270 - zinc ion binding [Evidence IEA];~go_process: GO:0006355 - regulation of transcription, DNA-templated [Evidence IEA]), coding for MTSFLQYPPASYPPPPSADHQYPPPPAQYPPQSQYPPQPNMAAIHPLHAQPDPYRLPPPGAYRPEVYGQQPPPPAPPSAPGAVVYQAAPRQRTAIACRYCRRRKIRCSGFDSNPDGRCSNCIRFNQPCMFTPVSSQTQAFVPAHAAYPHMRNGQNGGRPGGEPVVLYGAHGQPLPPQQQPQPGSETTLPPPQGMYPPYAGAPPPLASVQPDHRPRRGSGSGFDYPDPTNLAPVTPVSGAPYQPRAAPYYPPPPHDRRPSPQAAYAYDNRHSSSPHGSPYPAMHPQSAITPPPTSTPGSAPRNGLNVRDMLNPGENPGRSSTDSDMLNALDRRGLGQ